Genomic DNA from Peribacillus sp. FSL H8-0477:
TCATTTGGATTTAAAGTACGACTGATTACTTTGTATCCTTTTTCATCCATTTGTTCATCACGCATAGTTGGCTCATTTTTTTCTTCTTTTTTCGTTTCCGAATCTAAATCAAAACGACTGTGACTGTTTGCAGCATACCCAACCGTATTCAAGTTATCCTCATCTTTAACCATTTCATCCGTTGTCGGACGGTTAACCTGGCGTGAGGCACCTTTTGCTGTCACAGGAGTGTTAGGGTCACGTTGTCTATCCCCTTGTATTGGAGGGAAAACCGCTGTATCTGGATCATTATTTTCCCCATCAAAACGGTCTCGGCTGCTTTGTGCATACCCAACATCATTCAACTTCTTTTCATTGTCTACTCTATCTTCTGTTAACGCTTTTTCATCTAAATCAAAATTATGGTGCTTTATATCACCTGTTGTTGAATCACTTGGCCGACCATCAAAGCGGCCACGGCTTTTTTCTGCATAGCTGACATCATTCATCTTTTCATCAGTAACCAAATCATCACTTGGATCGTAAATTGGACGCTCTGCTACATTTCCCGTCACAACAGTATGTTCCTCTTCCTGTGGAAGAGCATTGCTTGTAGTAGAAGGGAAAATATTAGGATCAGGATTGTTTGTCATACCTGTTGAAATTGAATTTTTTTCTCTTAAATCAGTTTCTTCTTGTTTGCTGGTTAAAGCAACATCTGGTTCATTAGTCACAGTTCCTTCTCCAATGTTGCCCGTTCCTTCAACAAGAACTAATACCCTGCCATCTTTCACATCTTCTGTATAAGCTTCTGCTTCTCTGGTTGATAAGCCTACATTCGAAAGACGTTCAGATAAACTATCCCGGTTATCGTCTACAAAAAAGCGGACAATTTTATCGATAAATGAATCGTCTTCAGTAACCACCGTATTTACATCCACAGTACGGTTAAGATTGTCTAAATTCATTGTTTCTTCATTCTTAGCTACGACTGTAATATCGTCACTTGCATAACCTTTTGCTTTAAGTGTATTAATCGCTCTAATTGTTTCTGCATTTGAATCAAATACTCCATATACGGATTTAGTCATTATCTATTCCTCCTTAAGATGCTTTCGTTGTCATATCTACTATGTACCCGGTACGAAAGATCTTAAACGAAAAGATTATCCTTCAGAAAAGTAAAAAAAATAAAAAGGGTGCCCTTTAGCACCCTTCCATTTGTTACGTAAATGTTAATGTATCAACGGTTTCACGGTCTAGTTTTTTAATGACTTCCACAAGTAATTTAACCGTATGTTCATAATCATCACGATTAAGCATAGCGGCATGTGAATGGATATAACGAGTGGAAATCGTAATCGCAAGCGCCGGCACACCGTTCGCCGTTAAGTGAATTGCCCCTGCGTCTGTTCCGCCGCCTGGAATTGATTCATATTGATAAGGAATATTGAACTCTTCCGCTGTATGTACGACTAAATCGCGAAGTCCTTTATGAGAGATCATTGAGGCATCATAAAGAATAATTTGAGGACCGTCCCCCAATTTCCCCTGTGATTCTTTAGCGCTGATTCCCGGTGTATCTCCCGCCGTTCCAACATCAACAGCAAAGCCGATATCTGGTTTAATCATAGACGTTGACGTTTTCGCTCCACGGAAACCGACTTCTTCCTGAACTGCCCCCACGCCATATACGATATTCGGATGATTCATACCATCAAGCTGCTTAAGTACATCAATGGCAATCGCACAGCCAATGCGGTTATCCCAGGCCTTAGCCAGCAATAATTTTTCATTATTCATTACTGTAAATTCAAAGTATGGTACAACCATATCTCCTGGTCTTACTCCCCAATCTTTAGCTTCCTTAGCACTTGAAGCACCGATATCAATGAACATATCTTTTAAGTCGACAGGCTTTTTTCGTGCTTCGGGAGTTAGGATATGAGGTGGTTTAGAACCAATAATCCCCGTTAAATCGCCCGTTTTCGTTACAACGGTTACCCGTTGTGCAAGCAGGACTTGAGACCACCATCCGCCAAGAGGCTGAAACCAGAGAAAACCTTTTGCGTCAATTCTAGTTACCATGAATCCTACCTCATCTAAATGCCCAGAAATGACAATTTTCGGTCCATCTTCTTTGCCAATTTTCTTTGCAATCAGACTACCAATCCCATCAATGGTTACTTCATCCGCGTAGGGAGTAATATATTCACGCATT
This window encodes:
- a CDS encoding general stress protein, yielding MTKSVYGVFDSNAETIRAINTLKAKGYASDDITVVAKNEETMNLDNLNRTVDVNTVVTEDDSFIDKIVRFFVDDNRDSLSERLSNVGLSTREAEAYTEDVKDGRVLVLVEGTGNIGEGTVTNEPDVALTSKQEETDLREKNSISTGMTNNPDPNIFPSTTSNALPQEEEHTVVTGNVAERPIYDPSDDLVTDEKMNDVSYAEKSRGRFDGRPSDSTTGDIKHHNFDLDEKALTEDRVDNEKKLNDVGYAQSSRDRFDGENNDPDTAVFPPIQGDRQRDPNTPVTAKGASRQVNRPTTDEMVKDEDNLNTVGYAANSHSRFDLDSETKKEEKNEPTMRDEQMDEKGYKVISRTLNPNDEETKSSRKTY
- a CDS encoding M42 family metallopeptidase → MAELDETVRMLKRLTDAKGVPGNEGEVRELMREYITPYADEVTIDGIGSLIAKKIGKEDGPKIVISGHLDEVGFMVTRIDAKGFLWFQPLGGWWSQVLLAQRVTVVTKTGDLTGIIGSKPPHILTPEARKKPVDLKDMFIDIGASSAKEAKDWGVRPGDMVVPYFEFTVMNNEKLLLAKAWDNRIGCAIAIDVLKQLDGMNHPNIVYGVGAVQEEVGFRGAKTSTSMIKPDIGFAVDVGTAGDTPGISAKESQGKLGDGPQIILYDASMISHKGLRDLVVHTAEEFNIPYQYESIPGGGTDAGAIHLTANGVPALAITISTRYIHSHAAMLNRDDYEHTVKLLVEVIKKLDRETVDTLTFT